GCCGGCGAGTTGACTGCGCATGTGCTTGGGTTCACAGATGTGGACGACAAGGGACAGGAGGGGGTAGAGCTGGCGTGGCAGGATGAGCTCGCGGGCAAGCCTGGCAGCCGTCGGGTAATCCGGGATCGGAAAGGACGAATTGTCGAGGATGTGGAAAGTATCCGGGCCCCCAAGCCGGGGCAGAATGTTGCTTTGTCCATAGACGGCAAAATTCAATATCTGGCGTACCGGGAATTGAAGCAGGCAGTAGAAGCCAATAAGGCCAAGGCTGGGGGGATCATAGTGCTGGACGCGAAAACGGGCGAGATTCTGGCGCTCGTCAATCTGCCGGTATACAACCCCAACAACCGGAAAAACATGAAGGGCGGGCGAGCTCGTAATAGGGCGCTTACGGACGAATTTGAACCGGGCTCGACCCTGAAACCGTTCACAATTGCGGCGGCGCTGGAAACAGGGGGAATAAAGCCCGATACCGTTCTGGAAACGGCTCCCGGGACGTTCACCATCGGTAAGGCGACCATACGTGATGCTCATAAGGAAGGCGCCCTGACTGTGTCGCAAGTAATTCAGAAATCGAGTAACGTTGGTTCAGCCAAAATTGCCTTGTCACTACCGCCGCAAACGTTATGGGAGATGCTCAACGACGTGGGGTTTGGCACGCCCACAGGGTCAGGATTTCCCGGCGAGGTCAGTGGTAAGCTCCGACCCTATCGAACTTGGCGCCCTATCGAACAGGCAACCATGTCATACGGACATGGCATTGCCGTCAGTCTTCTGCAGCTTGCGCGTGCCTATACCCTGTTCTCAGCAGAAGGCGAGTTGAAACCGGTGTCCCTGTTGAGGCTTGAAAATGTGCCGGAAGGTAAGCGCGTGATTTCCCGCAACACGGCGCTCGCCGTGAGCGAAATGCTGGAACTGGTGGCGCAGCCGGGCGGCACCGCGACGCAAGCCCGGATCAACGGCTATCGGGTGGCGGGAAAGACCGGCACGGCCCACAAGCTGGAGGGCAACGGCTATGCAAAAAACCGTTATCTGTCGACATTCGTCGGCTACGCACCGGCGTCCAATCCGCGCTTTGTCATCGCCGTGATGCTGGATGAGCCGTCTGCTGGTCAATATTTTGGTGGCGCGGTAGCGGCGCCAGTGTTCAGTCGTGTCATGGCGGGTGCTCTGCGTATGCTGAATGTGCCGCATGACGCGCCCGTGACCAACGTTGTGTCGCTTACTGCCGCGCCGAAACCGCCGGGTGATGCATGATTCTCCAGTCAAACGAAGACCTGCTTCCGGAAGGATCGCGCATGTATTTTGATTTTCACCGGCTGGACAGTATGGGTGTCAAAATTGACAACCTGTCGACCGACAGCCGCATGATCAAGCCGGGGGATGCTTTCCTCGCTTATGCGGGAGCCAAGCAGGATTCCCGCAAGTTTATCCCTCAGGCTATCGCAGCGGGGGCAAAAGCAATCATTTGGGAAAGTGGCGGTTTTGAATGGAATCCCGGATGGAAGGTCCCCAATTTGAGCGTACCCGACCTCCGCGCGAAGGCGGGCATGATCGCTGATCACGTATACGATCATCCATCGCAAAAATTACAGCTTATCGGTGTGACCGGAACAAACGGCAAGACCTCGTGTAGCCACTGGATCGCTCAGGCCATGACTGCGTTGGGCACGAAAACCGCGGTTATCGGCACAATGGGAGTCGGCTTTCCCGGAGAGCTCGAACCCACCGTCAACACGACACCGGACGCAGTGTTATTGCAGCGTAAAATGGCGGAACTGCTGTCGCGTGGCGCTCGTGTCGCCGCAATGGAAGTGTCATCGCACGGGATTGCGCAGGAGCGCATCAGTGGCGTGACATTCGCAATCGCCATGTTAACCAATCTTTCGCGCGACCATCTCGACTATCACGGGAGCATGGAGGCGTATGCTGCCGCCAAAGCGCGTTTGTTCTACTGGCCTGGACTCAAGTATGCCGTACTCAATCTTGATGACGCGTTCGGCATTGATTTGGCCAAGCGTATGACCGGTAGCGGCACCCAGGTCATCGGCTACGGCTTCACGGGGCTGGAGGATTCGAAGCGCACGCGGGACAAATTCAAAGTATTGCAAGGGCGCAATCTCAAGGTAAGTCCCCACGGGCTTGCGTTCGATATCGAGTTCGAAGGCCGACCTCTGGAATTTAAAACCGGCGTGATAGGAGGTTTTAACGCATCCAATTTACTGGGCGTACTCGCGACCTTGCTGGCAAGCGGCATTGAATTCAAAGAGGCCGTGCGATCCCTGCAGCAAGCCGGGCCTGTAGCGGGCAGGATGCATCAAATCGGCGGCGGTGATCGACCTTTGATCGTGGTGGACTATGCCCATACCCCGGATGCCATGGAAAAAGTATTGACCACGCTGCGCGAAATTCTTCAAGCCGGCTCGGGGTCGGGTGCGGGAACACAACTACGGAAGCCGAGATTGATCTGTGTGTTCGGTTGCGGGGGCGAGCGCGACAGCGGGAAACGGCCGTTGATGGGTGAAGTGGCGTCGCGCCTCGCGGACGAGGTCATCATTACCAGCGACAACCCGCGGGAGGAGAACCTCGATGTCATTATCCGTGAAATCGCGTCGGGCGCCGTCGCACGTTACGAGATTGAAAAGGATCGGGCGTCGGCTATCAATCGGGCGATATATCGCGCGCGAAGAGGCGATATCGTATTGATCGCGGGGAAAGGGCATGAAGCTTATCAGGAAGTCGGCGGAAAAAGACTTCCCTTCGACGATGGAGAGGTCGCAAGACGGGCTCTGCTCGAAAGTGCAATGGCCAACACATGATGACCGTCCAGGCGGCGGCCCGTGCTTTGCAAGAAAAGTGGTTGGGTGAAGACGTATGGTTTAACGGAGTCAGTACCGATAGCCGCGCAGTCATGCCCGGCGATTTATTTATCGCGCTGGTGGGGGAAAAGTTTGACGGTCACAATTTCGTTGCCGAGGTGATCGAAAAGGGAGCAGTGGCAGCCATCGTGCATCGGGACTGGGGGGCGAGAAACCCGCGGCCGGGGATTCCGCTGATACTGGTGGACAATACGAGATTGGCTTTGGGACGGCTTGCGGGGGACTGGCGCAGGCGGTTCGGGATTCCGCTTGTCGGGGTAACCGGCAGTAACGGCAAGACCACGGTAAAGGAAATGGTCGCTTCTATCCTGCGCCAGACCGCGGAGGAGTCCGGGCAGGGGAATGGCTCCGACATCGTACTGGCGACCGAAGGAAATCTCAATAACGACATCGGCGTGCCTTTAATGCTTTTGCGATTGCGTAAGGGGCACAAATACGCGGTGATCGAAATGGGCATGAATCATGCCGGGGAGATCGCCTACCTGACCGGTCTGTCCAAACCCTCCGTGGCTTTGATCACCAACGCGGGGGCCGCCCACGTCGAAGCGCTTGGTTCAGTGGAGGCGGTGGCCCGTGCCAAGGGGGAGATTTTTGAGGGACTTGATCAGCAAGGCGTTGCTGTCATCAACGCGGACGATCCTCACGCGGCGCTGTGGCGTGGGCTCGCCGGTAACCGAAAAGTGATGGATTTCGGTCTCGAGCAAAAGGCTGCCGTGACTGCTCGCTACCAACCTGGCCCCTTTGGGAGCAGCGTGGCGCTACTACTCCCTGATGGGGTTCAAGAGGTGGAATTACAGGTTCCGGGTAAGCATAACGTGGAAAATGCAGCGGCCGCGGCCGCAGTAGCCGTAGCCCTGGGTGCTAGCGCAGGGGCGATTATGTCCGGGTTGAGTGCTTTCTCCGGGGTGAAGGGGCGCATGCAGAAGAAGCAGGGCCTGCACGGGGCAACCTTGCTAGACGACACCTATAACGCCAACCCGGATTCGGTGCGCGCCGCTTTGGCCGTGCTGGCGAAAGCGGCGGGCAGGAAGATACTGGTGCTCGGTGACATGGGTGAACTGGGCGCGGCTGCGAAAGGTTTCCATGAACGTATAGGGGTGGAGGCGCGTGCTGCCGGTGTCGATAACTTGATAGCCATGGGCGAATTGAGCGCCTATTCGGTGGCCGGGTTCGGCGCGGGCGCTCGCCATTTCGAGAAAATCGAGGAGTTGATTGCCGAAGTCGAAGGTCTGCTGGCGCCTGGCGATACGATGCTGATAAAGGGATCGCGCTTCATGCAAATGGAGCGGGTGGTTAAGCGAGTTGAGTTATAACCTCTTAAATGACGAGTACGTGCGGATGATAACGGAGCCGCGTCAATTGATGTCTTTCCACATGCTGATGAGCAATGCCTCGTTCTGGCGGTTGACATGCTGCTAGAGCTCGCTCAATGGTTGGCGAAGGATATCCGTATCTTCAACGTGTTCAACTACATTACCTTGCGCACCGTCCTCGCCGCCCTGACCAGTCTGGCGATTTCATTCATCGTCGGCCCAGCCATGATACGCAAGCTTGCTGCTTATAAGATCGGCCAATCGGTACGCGATGACGGGCCACAGACTCATCTCGTCAAAGCCGGTACGCCAACAATGGGCGGCGCTTTAATCCTGGTATCCATTGCCGTTACCACGCTGCTTTGGGCCGATCTGAGCAATCGCTATGTTTGGGTTGTACTCGTGACCACGCTTGGCTTCGGAATGATCGGTTGGGTGGACGATTACCGCAAAGTGGTATATCGCAATCCGAAGGGACTTTCTGCGCGGGCCAAGCTGGTCTGGCAATCAGCAATTGCGATTTCGGTGGCGTTATATCTCGCTTTGACGGCAGAGCTGCCGGCGCAGACGACGATGATCGTTCCTTTCTTCAAGCATGTGGCGATACCCCTGGGCGTCGCCGGTTTCGTGGCGCTTGCGTATTTCGTCATCGTAGGCACGAGCAATGCAGTGAATCTTACCGACGGCCTCGATGGCCTCGCCATTATGCCCACGGTAATGATAAGCAGTGCTCTTGCCATCTTCGCTTACGTAGCGGGGCATGCCGTGTTCGCGAAATATCTCGGTATTCCGCACATCCCCCAGGCCGGTGAGCTGGCGGTATTTTGTGGTGCGCTGGCTGGTGCGGGACTCGCGTTTCTCTGGTTCAACGCCTACCCCGCGGAAGTATTCATGGGTGACGTGGGCGCATTGGCGCTGGGCGCCGCCCTCGGGATTGTGACGGTGATAATACGGCAGGAGATCGTACTGGTCATCATGGGCGGCGTCTTTGTAGTCGAGACCTTGTCGGTGATGTTGCAGGTTGCATCGTTCAAGTTGGTCGGTAAACGCATTTTTCGAATGGCGCCGCTCCACCATCACTACGAATTGAAGGGCTGGAAAGAAAACCAGGTAGTAGTCCGGTTCTGGATTATCACCATGATGCTGGTGTTATTTGGGTTGTCCACGTTGAAGTTGAGATGAAATCAGGCATATGAGCTTTCGAGAGAAAAAAGTACTTGTGCTTGGAATGGGCGAGACCGGGCTTTCGATGGCGAAGTGGTTATCGCGCAGGGGGGCGGAGGTGCGTGCCGCTGACAGCCGTGCCGTACCGCCCTGTATGGAGGCGTTAAAACGGATTCTGCCGCAGGTTCGCATATTCACCGGCGGGTATCCCGCCGAAGCATTTGCCGGCATAGACCTCATTGCTATCAGCCCGGGAGTGCCCATGGCGGAGCACGTCGTGCAGCAGGCGGTACAGGCCAGTATACCTATCATGGGTGATATGGAGCTTTTTGCTTCGGCAATCCGGCTACCGGGCACTTCGCAGCAAAGAATACTTGCCATTACCGGTTCCAATGGTAAGACGACCGTGACCGCAATGGTCGGTGCAATGGTGAAAGAAGCGGGTTTGGATGTCGAGGTGGCTGGGAACATCGGTCCAGCGGTACTGGATGCCCTGATGCGGCGCGAAGATTCAGGGACGCTTCCTCAAGCGTGGGTGCTGGAGGTTTCCAGTTTTCAGCTCGAATCGACGCGAAGCCTTGAACCGGACGCCGCGGCGGTACTGAACGTGAGCGAAGATCATTTCGATCGTTATTTCGGAATGCAGGATTATGCCGCCGCAAAAGCGCGAATATTCACGAGCACCCCTGTTGCGGGCAAAGAGGGGGGCGGGATTCAGATTCTGAATCGCGACGATCCCGTGGTGCGGGCAATGGCGGTCGCCGAACGTAAGCAGATGACTTTCGGTCTGGATCAGCCATCGAACGATAACGATCTTGGCCTGTTGCACGAGAGCGGGAGTATCTGGCTGGCACAGGGAGGCGTGCGCCTGATGCAAAGCAGTGAGCTTCGGGTCACCGGGTTGCACAACGTGGCCAATGCACTCGCTGCGTTGGCGCTATGCCGGGCGGTAGACCTTCCATCGCCGCCCCTGCTGCGTGCTTTACGCCAATTTCAGGGCTTGCCGCACAGAATGGAAAAGGTGGCGACCTTGGGTGGCGTCACGTTTTATGACGATTCGAAAGGCACCAATGTAGGTGCGACGGTCGCGGCGCTGGACGGCATGAGGCAGAGCGTGGTTTTGATTGCTGGCGGAGATGGCAAGGGCCAGGATTTCACACCATTGGCCGGACCGATCGCGCGGCATGCACGGGCGGTAGTCTTGATCGGGCGCGACGCGGACAAGATCGGCGCCGCCATCGATCATTGCCGCGTGCCGCTGTATTACATGAAAACAATGGAAGAGGCGGTGCAAAAAAGCTTCGAGCTGGCGCGCGCGGGGGACGCGGTAATGATGTCGCCTGCCTGTGCAAGCCTGGACATGTTCCGAAATTATGCTCATCGCGCCGAGGTATTCATCGCCGCGGTGCGGAGCCTGCAGGCCGGAAAAACGGCCGCGGCTCAAACGACTGTTAACTGATGATCTTTCAATACGATATTCGCAGCAAAAAAAACCTGCCTGATTTTGATCAGTCACTGATCTGGTCCGCAATATTATTGCTGAGCCTGGGGCTGGTGATGGTGTATTCCGCTTCTATTTCCATTGCCGAAGCCGGGCGCGGCACGAATGGCAATCCTGCCCATTTTCTTGCCCGCCATAGCGCTTATCTGGCAGTGGGGCTGCTGACAGGTCTGGTGGCTTTTCAGGTTCCGATGCGCCTGTGGCAGAAATATTCATTTCCACTCTTCCTGCTGGGCGTCGCGTTGCTGGCGCTAGTGTTGATTCCGGCGGTAGGACATGAAGTAAACGGCAGTCGTCGCTGGATATCGCTGTGGATAGTGAATTTCCAGCCATCCGAGTTCATGAAACTGTTCATCGTCTTTTACGTGGCCAACTATACCGTGCGCAAAGCGCATCATCTCGACAGCTTTCGCAAGGGATTTCTCCCCATGTTAATCATGGTGCTGGTAGTAGGCGGATTGCTGTTGCTCGAACCGGACTTCGGCGCTTTCGTCGTTATAACGGCCATTATGATGGCCATATTGTTCCTGGGGGGAATGGACCTGAAGCTGTTCGCCGGGCTGATCGGTTTCCTGATTGCCGCTCTGTTGATCCTGATCTGGATTGAGCCTTATCGCATGCAACGGTTTTTCGGATTTATGGATCCGTGGGACGATCCCTTCGGGAAGGGATATCAGTTGAGTCATGCCTTGATTGCATTCGGACGGGGTGAATGGCTGGGTGTCGGCTTGGGTGGCAGCGTGGAGAAGCTGTTTTACTTGCCGGAAGCGCACACCGATTTTTTGCTTGCGGTAATCGCGGAGGAACTTGGGTTCGCCGGCGTCGCAACGGTGGTGGCGCTGTTTGCCTCGCTGGTGATACGCGCATTTGTCATAGGCAGGCACGCAGCCGCGCGAGAACGGCATTTTTCCGCATTGGCGGCGCAAGGAATTGGTGTTTGGCTGGGTGTGCAGGCGTTCATCAACATGGGCGTGAATATGGGTGTGCTGCCAACGAAAGGGCTGACGCTGCCGTTCATGAGTTTTGGTGGCAGCAGCATCGTCGCCAGTTGTATAACGCTCGCGGTGCTCATGCGTGCGGACTGGGAGAACAGGCAATTGGCGAAGGGGTTCCCGGTATGAAAATGCGGTACGAGAGCCGGCAGAAATGCGCCTCAACTATCCAGATTAATACAACGTCGACGTGACTAATACGATTCTCATTATGGCAGGCGGAACCGGGGGACATGTGTTTCCAGGGCTTGCGGTAGCGGATTACATGAAGTCAGCGGGTTGGCGTGTCGTTTGGCTCGGAACCGAGGGAGGAATGGAAACAACGCTCGCGCCGCGGCAAGGGTATGACCTGGAAACAATCCGTTTTTCGGGTTTGCGTGGGAAAAGTATCCGAAACTGGTTCCTGTTGCCGCTGCGTCTATTATTGGCGCTGTGGCAAAGCGCCAGGGTAATACTCAGAGTGCGTCCGGACGTTGTGTTGGGCATGGGCGGCTATCCCGCCTTTCCGGGAGGAATGATGGCGTCATTGCTGGCCAAGCCATTGCTGATACACGAACAGAACTCGATTCCCGGGCTTGCCAACAGGATCCTGGCGAATGTTGCGGACAAAGTATTGCTGGGTTTTCCGGGCGTGATCAAGAGCGGCGCAAAGGTCATATTTTCGGGTAATCCAGTCCGGCGCGAAATCAGCCAATTGCGCTCGCCCGCCGAAAGATACGCGGCGCGCAGCGGTAGACTGAAGCTGTTGGTGATTGGTGGCAGCCTCGGCGCCCAGGCGCTCAATACTATTTTGCCGCAGGCTTTGAATCGCATTCCCCAAGCGTCGCGGCCGTCTGTGACGCATCAGGCTGGGAACAGGCACCTGGAAGCACTGAAAAAGAATTATGCCGAAGCGGGAGTGGAAGGCGAACTTGTTACGTTCATAGACAACATGGCGGCGCGGTATGCCGAATGCGATCTTGTGATCTGTCGTGCGGGCGCGCTTACCGTTGCCGAGCTAAGCGCCGCCGGCGTGGCGAGCATTCTGGTGCCTTTTCCTTACGCCGTGGATGATCACCAGACGTGCAATGCGAAATTTCTCAGCGACAGGAACGCGGCGGTACTGATGCCACAAAACGAATTGACGCCACAAGTCCTTGCGGAGTTACTGATGGGATTGAGCCGGGTATCGCTCATGAAAATGGCAATCAACGCGCGTGAACTGGCTAAACCGGATGCGACCAGGGTGGTGGCAGACGAATGCATGAAAATGATAACGAGATGATGACTGTGCTGGAAACCAATAATACCGCCGTTTTCCCTTTTTCACTCATCGCCGCGCGCTGCATGGTTTATCGCTATGAAGCATAAGGTAAAGCGTGTTCACTTTGTCGGTATTGGCGGTTCCGGAATGAGCGGAATCGCAGAGGTATTGCTCAACCTGGGATATCAGGTCAGTGGCTCCGATCTGTGGGACGGAACCACCACGCAGCGCTTGAGAAAACTTGGGGCCACTGTTCACATTGGCCACGCAAGCAGTCATGTGCAATTCGCAGACGCGGTCGTAACTTCGACTGCAATCAAGCCTGAGAACCCCGAGGTTATCGCGGCACGAGAGCGTAACGTGCCAGTAGTCCCCCGCGCGATCATGCTGGCCGAGTTGTTGAGGCTTCGCCAGGGGATTGCCATTGCAGGAACCCACGGCAAGACCACAACCACCAGCCTGATTGCAAGTGTTCTCGCGGAAGCAGGGATGGATCCGACATTCGTGATCGGTGGGCGGTTGGAAGCGGCAGGCTCCCATGCCAAGTTGGGTCGGGGTGAATTTATCGTGGTCGAGGCCGACGAGTCCGATGCTTCTTTTCTTTATCTGCAACCTGTATTAGCCGTCGTGACTAATATCGACGCCGATCACATGGAGACCTATGGCCACGACTTTAGCAAGCTCAAGCAGGCTTTCGTCGACTTTGTACAACATCTGCCATTTTACGGTATGGCGGTGTTGTGCGTGGACGACGCGCAAGTGCGCGAAATCATGCCCGCCATTACCAAGCCCATTACCACGTACGGTTTATCGGATAACGCGCAGGTCCGTGCCGCTGATATTCATCACAGCGAGGGACAGATGCATTTTGCTGCGTTGATAGGCGTGAACGGCAAAACCCGCAAGCTCAACGTGATGCTGAACTTACCGGGGCTGCATAACGTGCAGAATGCGCTCGCGGCCATCGCGGTATGCAACGAATTGGGTGTGCCTGACCCCGCCATCGTTCGGGCGTTGGCAGGTTTCAGGGGTGTTGATCGCCGCTTTCAGCGTTACGGCGAAATCAACCTATCTGGTAACAGAACCACCGAAGAGGGAAGCTTTACCCTCATTGATGACTACGGACATCATCCGGCAGAGATTTCCGCCACCATCGCGGCGGTGCGGGGTGCTTTCCCCGGTCGCCGCCTTGTACTCGTTTTTCAGCCACATCGCTATACCCGTACCCGCGATTTATTCGAGGAATTCGTCAAAGTGCTATCAAGTGCGGATGTGCTGCTTCTGACTGAGGTTTACCCCGCCGGCGAAATACCCCTGATTGCAGCGGACAGCAAGTCGCTCGCCCGGGCGCTTAGAGTACAAGGCAAAGTGGAGCCGATTTTTGTCGAAACGGTCGACGAGTTGCCCTTCAACATTCATAACGTGGCTCAGGATAACGACGTGGTGCTGGTGATGGGGGCAGGGTCGGTTGGCGGCGTTGCGCCTAACTTACTGAGAGAGTCTGGCGCCAGAAACGAGGGGACGGTGGACGCAACGGATGAAAGACCGGCTTGACCCGCTGGCAGAAACAACTCCTGGATTGCAAATGGATATGTCGGAAATTGATTTAATCCCTGGTGTGCGGCCGCTTCGCGGCGAGATGCGCGTGAACCAGCCAATGAGAAAATATACTTCCTGGCGCGCAGGCGGGGAAGCGGAACGCTTGTATATCCCCGCCGATCTGGCCGATTTTACTGAGTTCCTGCGCGGCTTGCCGCGCGATGAGCCGATATATGTTGTCGGACTCGGCAGTAATCTGCTGGTGCGCGACGGTGGCGTGAGGGGCACCGTGGTGGTATTGCACGCGCGGCTTAATGGACTGCGGCTGGAGCGGCGGGATAAGGACGGGTCATTGATCTACGCAGGGGCTGGCGTAGCCTGCGCAAAAGTAGCGCGGTTCGCTGCCCTGCACAGTTTGACAGGCGCGGAATTTCTTGCGGGCATCCCGGGTACGGTTGGGGGCGCCCTGGCAATGAATGCCGGGTGCTACGACGCCGAGACCTGGGAAATTGTCGAGCACGTGCAGACCCTCGGCCGGGACGGACAATTACGCACGCGAAAGGTCGGCGATTATGTGATCGCCTATCGGCACGTGGCGCTGAAGCATGGAGCGGGTTTAGGGAAGCAGAACGAGCAGATAACTGGAGATTCTCCAGGTGAGGAGTGGTTTGTGGGTGGATGGTTCAGACTGGCGAGCGGAGACGAGGGGGAATCGCGGCAGAAGATCAAAAATCTTCTCGCAATGCGTATCAATAGCCAGCCCTTAAACCTGCCCAATGCCGGCTCGGTGTTTCGCAATCCTTCCGGAGACTGGGCAGCCCGGTTGATCGAGTCGTGCGGTTTAAAGGGCTTTCGTATTGGCGGAGCAATGGTCTCGACCAAGCATGCGAACTTCATTGTCAACACCGGGGCCGCCTCGGCGGCAGATATCGAAGCGTTGATAGGGGCGGTGAGCAGCAAGGTGAAAGAGCAGACCGGGGTCGAGCTTGAACCGGAAGTGCGGATTATCGGATCGGTCGTATGATGGTGCCGAGTTCACGATACCGCTCCTGTTTTGTCCAGGACGAACGATATGGAAAGTAATCGCAATTTTGGAAAAGTAGCTGTTCTGCTCGGGGGGCGCTCGGCTGAACGCGAGATCTCGCTCAAAAGCGGCCATGCTGTGCTGGGCGCCTTGCTGCGCTGTGGTGTCGATGCCCATCCATTTGACCCTTCCGAGCATCCTATGGAGGCGCTTCTGGAGCAGGGATTCAATCGGGTACATATTGCCTTGCATGGACGCTATGGCGAGGACGGCACTGTACAAGGCGCACTGGAACTCATGGGCGTCCCTTATACGGGTAGCGGCGTAATGGCGAGCGCACTGGCAATGGATAAATGGCGTACAAAACTGCTGTGGGAGGCTGCGGGGATTACCACTCCCCATCATATCCTGATTAACGAAGAGAGTGATTTTGGCAAGGTAGTAAAGGAGGTTGGCCTGCCCATGATCGTAAAGCCAGGGCGCGAGGGATCGACAATTGGCTTGAGCAAAGTGGAAGACGAAAAGGATTTACCCGTCGCATGGCGCATTGCGGCGCAACATGACGCAATGGTACTTGCCGAACAGTTTATCGAGGGCACGGAACTGACCGCCGCGATTCTGGGAGATGTCGCGCTGCCTCTCGTCAGAATCGAAGTCGAAAGTGGATTATATGATTTCGAGGCGAAATATATTTCTGACCGGACCCAGTACTTCTGCCCCAGCGGTTTATCCAGCATCCAGGAGCAGGCGATTCAGGCGCTGGCGCTGCGTGCGCATCGCGTACTGGGTTGCGAGGGATGGAGCAGGGTCGACGTGATACTGGATAAGTCAGGACGGCCCTATTTTCTTGAGACTAACACGTCCCCCGGCATGACTGACCACAGCCTTGTGCCGATGGCGGCGAAAGCGGCCGGAATTTCATTCGATGAGTTAGTGCTTCAGATACTGGAGCTTGCACATGTGGGATAACCATCAGGCACTTGATCTGATATCGAACGTGCTGATCGTCGCGGCTGCGCTGACGTCGGCTTATTACATCAGCCAGTGGGCGGTGAATTTACCCGTTTTCCCTTTCAAGCAAATAGATATAAGCGGTAGCGATGGGGCTGGTGGCAAAGGCGGCAACGGTCGTAATGGCAGCTTAAGACACGTAACCCGAGAGCAAATCGAGACGGTCGTCCGCCACGAAGTCAAGGGAAATTTTTTTACGGTTGACCTGGACGCGTTGCGAAACGCGTTCACAAAGTTACCCTGGGTCCGGACCGCTGCCGTGCGGCGCATTTGGCCGCAGAGCCTGGAAGTGACGCTTGAGGAACATGTTGCGCTGGCGCGCTGGGGCAGCAGCGCAACAGTAAACGTGCATGGGGAGCTGTTTCATGCCGTCTCGGATGAGAAACTGCCGCTGTTTGAGGGTCCCGGCGACAGTCCGCTTGAAATGTTACGGCAGCACACTGTGTTTAGCGGATTACTGCAACCACTTCAACAGAGTATCCGGGAAATCAAGCTTTCCCCCCGCCGTGCCTGGCGGCTTCGTCTTGATAACGGAACCGTCGTAGAGCTTGGTCGAGAGCAGATGGAAGCCCGGTTGGAGCGGTACGTTCTAGTGTATCCCCGGAGCAGCGGACAATTAAATCCGCAACCCGGTTATGTGGATTTGCGTTATCCAAACGGCTTTGCGGTGCGATGAACGGGTGGCTTGCCAGCGAAACCCGGTCGGTCTATTGAATGCAGCAGATTTAAGGCTCTGGATGTAGATGAGTAGAGGCAACGAAACAAAAAACCTGATTGTGGGCCTCGACATTGGCACATCAAAAATTGTGGCAATCGTCGCGGAAGTGAAACCCGAGGGAGGGTATGAGGTGATCGGCATGGGCAGTCACCCTTCCCGGGGTCTGAAGAAAGGCGTGGTCGTCAATATCGAAACGACAGTGAATGCGATCCAGAGGGCATTGGAAGAGGCGGAGCTGATGGCGGACTGCAAAAT
The window above is part of the Nitrosospira sp. Is2 genome. Proteins encoded here:
- a CDS encoding D-alanine--D-alanine ligase, with protein sequence MESNRNFGKVAVLLGGRSAEREISLKSGHAVLGALLRCGVDAHPFDPSEHPMEALLEQGFNRVHIALHGRYGEDGTVQGALELMGVPYTGSGVMASALAMDKWRTKLLWEAAGITTPHHILINEESDFGKVVKEVGLPMIVKPGREGSTIGLSKVEDEKDLPVAWRIAAQHDAMVLAEQFIEGTELTAAILGDVALPLVRIEVESGLYDFEAKYISDRTQYFCPSGLSSIQEQAIQALALRAHRVLGCEGWSRVDVILDKSGRPYFLETNTSPGMTDHSLVPMAAKAAGISFDELVLQILELAHVG
- a CDS encoding cell division protein FtsQ/DivIB; the protein is MWDNHQALDLISNVLIVAAALTSAYYISQWAVNLPVFPFKQIDISGSDGAGGKGGNGRNGSLRHVTREQIETVVRHEVKGNFFTVDLDALRNAFTKLPWVRTAAVRRIWPQSLEVTLEEHVALARWGSSATVNVHGELFHAVSDEKLPLFEGPGDSPLEMLRQHTVFSGLLQPLQQSIREIKLSPRRAWRLRLDNGTVVELGREQMEARLERYVLVYPRSSGQLNPQPGYVDLRYPNGFAVR